From Streptomyces sp. NBC_00683, one genomic window encodes:
- the pstA gene encoding phosphate ABC transporter permease PstA, with protein MSHATTTDVQDKRPRTSPDHRKGSLSSRSLPRWAPLGFAAVAIALGVGISVAAGWHSRVQWGLISALLFLAISYVVTTVVENQRQAKDRLATSIVWVCFVVAVVPLASLLWTTISRGSERLDGYFLTHSMAGVLGSEDSGGVYHALIGTLEQVGIATLISAPLGLLTAVYLVEYGKGALARSVTFFVDVMTGIPSIVAGLFILSIMLIASIEPSGLMGALALTILMIPVVVRSTEEMLKLVPNELREASLALGIPKWRTILKVVLPTAIGGITTGVMLAIARIAGETAPIILLVFGSQLINTNPFEGAQSSLPFYIYEQYKVGEAASYDRAWAAALVLIAFVMILNLAARGIARWKAPKTGR; from the coding sequence ATGAGCCACGCCACCACCACCGACGTCCAGGACAAGCGTCCGCGGACCTCGCCGGATCACCGCAAGGGCAGCCTCAGCAGCCGCAGCCTCCCCCGGTGGGCGCCCCTCGGATTCGCCGCCGTCGCCATCGCGCTCGGCGTCGGCATCAGCGTCGCCGCCGGCTGGCACAGCCGCGTGCAGTGGGGCCTGATCTCCGCCCTGCTCTTCCTGGCCATCTCCTACGTCGTGACGACCGTGGTCGAGAACCAGCGTCAGGCCAAGGACCGCCTCGCCACCAGCATCGTCTGGGTGTGCTTCGTCGTCGCCGTCGTCCCGCTCGCCTCGCTGCTCTGGACCACCATCAGCCGCGGCTCCGAGCGTCTCGACGGATACTTCCTCACCCACTCCATGGCCGGGGTCCTCGGCTCGGAGGACAGCGGCGGCGTCTACCACGCGCTGATCGGCACCCTGGAGCAGGTCGGCATCGCCACGCTGATCTCCGCCCCGCTCGGACTGCTGACCGCGGTCTACCTCGTCGAGTACGGCAAGGGCGCGCTCGCCAGGTCCGTCACCTTCTTCGTCGACGTGATGACCGGAATCCCGTCGATCGTCGCCGGTCTCTTCATCCTGTCGATCATGCTGATCGCGAGCATCGAGCCGTCCGGCCTGATGGGCGCGCTCGCCCTGACGATCCTGATGATCCCGGTCGTGGTCCGCTCCACGGAGGAGATGCTCAAGCTCGTCCCGAACGAGCTCCGCGAGGCCTCCCTCGCCCTGGGCATCCCCAAGTGGCGCACCATCCTGAAGGTGGTCCTCCCCACCGCGATCGGCGGCATCACCACGGGCGTCATGCTCGCCATCGCCCGTATCGCGGGAGAGACGGCTCCGATCATCCTGCTGGTCTTCGGCAGCCAGCTGATCAACACGAACCCCTTCGAAGGCGCCCAGTCCTCGCTGCCGTTCTACATCTACGAGCAGTACAAGGTCGGCGAGGCCGCGTCCTACGACCGCGCCTGGGCCGCCGCCCTGGTCCTGATCGCCTTCGTCATGATCCTCAATCTGGCGGCGCGCGGTATCGCCCGCTGGAAGGCCCCGAAGACCGGTCGCTGA
- a CDS encoding inorganic phosphate transporter produces the protein MDTFALIVTIGVALGFTYTNGFHDSANAIATSVSTRALTPRAALAMAAVMNLAGAFLGQGVAKTVSEGIIATPEGQKGMGILFAALVGAIIWNLITWYYGLPSSSSHALFGGMVGAALAGGTMVHWDGVLDKIVIPMFLSPVIGLVVGYLVMVAIMWMFRKSNPHKAKRGFRIAQTVSAAGMALGHGLQDAQKTMGIVVMALVIADVEGPNDEIPVWVKIACALMLSLGTYAGGWRIMRTLGRKIIELDPPQGFAAETTGASIMFGSAFLFHAPISTTHVITSAIMGVGATKRVNAVRWGVAKNIILGWFITMPAAALVAALSYGVVALLFG, from the coding sequence GTGGACACCTTTGCGCTGATCGTGACCATCGGCGTCGCGCTCGGCTTCACGTATACGAACGGCTTCCACGACTCGGCGAACGCCATCGCCACCTCGGTCTCCACCCGGGCGCTGACCCCGCGTGCGGCTCTGGCGATGGCCGCTGTGATGAACCTCGCCGGCGCCTTCCTGGGCCAGGGGGTCGCCAAGACCGTCAGCGAAGGGATCATCGCCACGCCCGAGGGGCAGAAGGGGATGGGAATCCTCTTCGCGGCGCTGGTCGGCGCGATCATCTGGAACCTCATCACCTGGTACTACGGTCTGCCGTCCTCGTCCTCGCACGCCCTGTTCGGCGGCATGGTCGGCGCGGCGCTGGCCGGCGGGACGATGGTGCACTGGGACGGCGTCCTCGACAAGATCGTCATCCCGATGTTCCTCTCGCCGGTCATCGGTCTGGTCGTGGGCTATCTGGTGATGGTCGCGATCATGTGGATGTTCCGGAAGTCCAACCCCCACAAGGCCAAGCGCGGCTTCCGTATCGCGCAGACGGTCTCGGCGGCGGGCATGGCGCTCGGGCACGGCCTCCAGGACGCGCAGAAGACGATGGGCATCGTCGTGATGGCGCTGGTCATCGCCGATGTCGAGGGACCCAACGACGAGATCCCGGTCTGGGTGAAGATCGCCTGTGCGCTGATGCTCTCGCTCGGTACGTACGCGGGCGGCTGGCGCATCATGCGTACGCTCGGCCGCAAGATCATCGAGCTGGACCCGCCGCAGGGCTTCGCGGCGGAGACCACGGGTGCGTCGATCATGTTCGGCTCGGCGTTCCTGTTCCACGCGCCGATCTCCACGACGCATGTGATCACCTCGGCGATCATGGGTGTGGGCGCCACGAAGCGGGTGAACGCCGTGCGGTGGGGCGTGGCCAAGAACATCATCCTGGGATGGTTCATCACCATGCCGGCCGCGGCGCTGGTCGCCGCGCTGAGCTACGGCGTCGTGGCCCTGCTCTTCGGGTGA
- a CDS encoding metal-sensitive transcriptional regulator — MTTTEATESADAAGTEEVVTDHDRGIHGYHHQKDEHLKRLRRIEGQVRGLQRMVDEDIYCIDILTQVSASTKALQSFALQLLEEHLRHCVADAAVKGGAEIDAKVEEATKAIARLLRT, encoded by the coding sequence ATGACGACGACCGAGGCCACTGAATCAGCCGACGCAGCCGGTACGGAAGAGGTCGTCACCGACCATGACCGCGGCATCCACGGCTACCACCACCAGAAGGACGAGCACCTGAAGCGGCTGCGCCGCATCGAGGGCCAGGTCCGTGGCCTGCAGCGCATGGTGGACGAGGACATCTACTGCATCGACATACTCACCCAGGTCTCGGCGTCCACGAAGGCACTGCAGTCCTTCGCGCTCCAGCTACTGGAGGAGCATCTGCGCCATTGCGTCGCCGATGCCGCGGTCAAGGGCGGAGCGGAGATCGACGCGAAGGTCGAGGAGGCCACGAAGGCGATCGCCCGCCTCCTGCGCACCTGA
- the pstB gene encoding phosphate ABC transporter ATP-binding protein PstB, with protein MAKRIDIGGLSAFYGSHKAIEDISMTVEPRSVTAFIGPSGCGKSTFLRTLNRMHEVTPGGRVEGKVLLDDENLYGPGVDPVTVRRTVGMVFQRPNPFPTMSIFDNVAAGLKLNGSYRKNQLSDVVEKSLRGANLWNEVKDRLNKPGSGLSGGQQQRLCIARAIAVEPDVLLMDEPCSALDPISTLAIEDLVGELKERFTIVIVTHNMQQAARVSDRTAFFNLSAVGKPGRLIEIDETERIFSNPSVQATEDYISGRFG; from the coding sequence ATGGCCAAGCGCATCGACATCGGCGGCCTCTCCGCCTTCTACGGCTCCCACAAGGCCATCGAGGACATCTCGATGACCGTGGAGCCCCGCTCCGTGACCGCCTTCATCGGCCCGTCCGGCTGCGGCAAGTCCACCTTCCTGCGCACCCTGAACCGCATGCACGAGGTCACCCCCGGTGGCCGCGTCGAGGGCAAGGTGCTGCTGGACGACGAGAACCTGTACGGGCCCGGGGTCGACCCGGTCACCGTGCGCCGCACCGTGGGCATGGTCTTCCAGCGCCCGAACCCGTTCCCGACCATGTCGATCTTCGACAACGTCGCCGCGGGCCTGAAGCTGAACGGCTCGTACCGCAAGAACCAGCTGTCGGACGTCGTCGAGAAGTCCCTCAGGGGCGCCAACCTCTGGAACGAGGTCAAGGACCGCCTGAACAAGCCCGGCTCCGGCCTCTCCGGCGGCCAGCAGCAGCGCCTGTGCATCGCCCGCGCCATCGCGGTCGAGCCGGACGTGCTGCTGATGGACGAGCCGTGCTCGGCACTCGACCCGATCTCGACCCTCGCGATCGAGGACCTGGTCGGTGAGCTGAAGGAGCGCTTCACGATCGTCATCGTGACGCACAACATGCAGCAGGCGGCGCGCGTCTCGGACCGTACGGCGTTCTTCAACCTGTCGGCGGTGGGCAAGCCCGGCCGGCTGATCGAGATCGACGAGACGGAGCGGATCTTCTCCAACCCGTCGGTCCAGGCGACCGAGGACTACATCTCGGGCCGCTTCGGATAA
- a CDS encoding DUF47 domain-containing protein: protein MRFRLTPRETSFYDMFSASADNIVTGSKLLMELLGADSASRVEIAERMRAAEHAGDDATHAIFHQLNSSFITPFDREDIYNLASSLDDIMDFMEEAVDLVVLYQVDELPKGVEQQIEVLARAAELTAEAMPSLRTMQNLTEYWIEVNRLENQADQIHRKLLAQLFNGKYDAMEVLKLKQIVDVLEEAADAFEHVANTVETIAVKES, encoded by the coding sequence GTGCGCTTTCGTCTGACCCCCAGGGAGACGAGCTTCTACGACATGTTTTCCGCATCCGCGGACAACATCGTCACGGGCTCGAAACTCCTGATGGAACTGCTCGGGGCGGATTCTGCCTCCCGAGTCGAGATCGCGGAGCGTATGCGGGCAGCGGAGCACGCGGGGGACGATGCCACCCACGCGATCTTCCACCAGCTGAACTCCTCCTTCATCACGCCGTTCGACCGCGAGGACATCTACAACCTCGCGTCGTCGCTCGACGACATCATGGACTTCATGGAGGAGGCCGTCGACCTGGTCGTGCTGTACCAGGTGGACGAGCTCCCCAAGGGTGTCGAGCAGCAGATCGAGGTGCTGGCCCGCGCTGCGGAGCTGACCGCCGAGGCGATGCCGAGCCTGCGGACCATGCAGAACCTCACCGAGTACTGGATCGAGGTCAACCGTCTCGAGAACCAGGCCGACCAGATCCACCGCAAGCTGCTCGCCCAGCTCTTCAACGGCAAGTACGACGCCATGGAGGTGCTGAAGCTCAAGCAGATCGTGGATGTGCTGGAAGAGGCCGCTGACGCGTTCGAGCACGTTGCGAACACCGTGGAGACCATCGCGGTCAAGGAGTCCTGA